The Mucilaginibacter yixingensis genome window below encodes:
- the rseP gene encoding RIP metalloprotease RseP: MDIVIMVGQLLLGLSILVILHELGHFLAARAFGIKVEKFYLFFDAWNFSLVKFNYKGVEYGIGWLPLGGYVKIAGMIDESMDTEQMAGPPQPWEFRSKPAWQRLIVMLGGVTVNIILGVFIFWMLTLKYGETYVPNTSLKYGIVPGKIGLKIGLQPGDKVTEANGKPIARFEDLISSKVLLGNTVLTVDRNGQEATVKVPPTILNDISDYGIEEFVTPRSKFFVDSVKTGSFAAQAGLLHGDSILAVNKVPVPFLDVLHTEIQKYKNQQVDLLVKRKADTMTLRAAVNKNATMGFMDGKPGIVLGHDSIKEITQKYGFTSSLPVGASKAWDLFSVNAQGIGKMLKGEVKPNKAISGPIAMARMFGSHVNWVKFWSMVGLLSMALALMNLLPIPALDGGHAVFLIIEMIKGKPLSDKFLERAQLVGFVILVTLMVFVFGNDITKVIKK, encoded by the coding sequence ATCCTGCATGAACTGGGACATTTTCTTGCAGCGCGCGCCTTCGGAATCAAGGTGGAGAAATTCTATTTGTTTTTCGATGCCTGGAATTTTAGCCTTGTTAAATTTAATTATAAAGGAGTAGAGTACGGTATTGGCTGGCTGCCGTTGGGTGGTTATGTTAAAATTGCCGGCATGATAGATGAATCTATGGATACCGAGCAAATGGCCGGTCCGCCGCAGCCATGGGAGTTTCGTTCAAAACCAGCCTGGCAGCGTCTGATAGTGATGTTGGGCGGTGTGACCGTGAACATCATTCTGGGGGTTTTCATTTTTTGGATGCTTACCCTTAAGTATGGAGAAACTTATGTGCCAAACACCAGCCTAAAATACGGCATTGTTCCGGGCAAAATCGGTCTGAAAATTGGCCTTCAACCAGGCGACAAGGTTACCGAAGCCAATGGCAAACCAATTGCCAGATTTGAAGATCTGATTAGCTCTAAAGTGCTGCTGGGCAATACCGTATTAACCGTTGACCGCAACGGCCAGGAGGCTACTGTAAAAGTACCGCCAACAATTCTGAATGATATTTCTGACTATGGTATAGAAGAGTTTGTAACTCCGCGCAGCAAATTTTTTGTAGATAGTGTGAAGACAGGCAGTTTTGCCGCGCAAGCAGGTCTGTTACATGGCGATAGCATTTTGGCAGTAAACAAAGTGCCGGTGCCGTTTTTAGATGTATTGCATACGGAGATACAGAAATACAAAAACCAGCAGGTTGATTTGCTGGTGAAACGCAAAGCTGATACCATGACGCTACGTGCGGCCGTAAATAAAAACGCCACTATGGGTTTTATGGATGGTAAGCCAGGTATTGTGCTGGGGCACGATAGCATTAAAGAAATTACCCAAAAATATGGCTTCACCAGTTCACTGCCGGTGGGTGCTTCTAAGGCTTGGGATTTATTTAGTGTAAATGCTCAAGGTATTGGCAAAATGCTTAAAGGCGAAGTGAAACCTAATAAGGCTATCAGCGGCCCTATTGCCATGGCACGTATGTTTGGTAGCCATGTTAACTGGGTTAAATTCTGGAGCATGGTAGGCCTGCTGTCAATGGCGCTGGCGTTGATGAACCTGCTGCCTATCCCGGCGCTGGATGGTGGTCATGCCGTATTCCTGATCATTGAGATGATTAAAGGTAAACCACTGAGCGATAAGTTCCTGGAACGTGCACAGTTGGTTGGTTTTGTGATCCTGGTTACCCTGATGGTGTTTGTATTTGGAAACGATATCACGAAGGTGATTAAGAAATAA
- the mutS gene encoding DNA mismatch repair protein MutS, whose protein sequence is MAKGEIKETPLMQQYNQIKGKYPGALLLFRVGDFYETFGDDAVKAAGILGIVLTKRANGSASHIELAGFPHHSLETYLPKLVRAGQRVAICDQLEDPKTTKTIVKRGVTELVTPGVAVSDNILQQKSNNYLASLYFEKNSIGIALIDISTGEFITAQGNPDYIDKLLQGFSPNEIIFPKSRNHDFRERFGDRYYTYMLDEWPYSGDYAQESLLKHFGVKSLKGFGIDKLNLGIVAAGVALHYLNETEHRNLQHVSAISRIEEDRHLWLDRFSIRNLELVGSANENALTLVDVLDHTCSPMGARLLRRWIVMPLKELKPINDRLDVVEYLIGHDELREDLQQHIRQIGDLERLISKIGLQKANPREVCQLKRSLKAIETIKVLADGSENAPLKTIGNQLNACAFISDKIEKELSEEPPAMIVKGGVIADGVNEELDRLRKIAYGGKGYLLEIQKREAEITGIPSLKVAFNNVFGYYLEVTHAHRDKVPTDWIRKQTLVNAERYITPELKEYEEQILGAEEKIFALETRLYNDLLYSLTEYIKPIQLNAQLIARLDVLLNFASISIKNYYVKPQINDGRVIDIKGGRHPVIEKNLPPGEDYITNDVFLDSDSQQIIIITGPNMAGKSALLRQTGLIVLMAQMGCFVPAKEASIGLVDKIFTRVGASDNLSSGESTFMVEMNETASILNNLSDRSLILLDEIGRGTSTYDGISIAWAIAEYLHNHPNYKAKTLFATHYHELNELSNSFNRIKNFNVTVKEVGHQIIFLRKLVPGGSEHSFGIHVAKLAGMPSKVLSRANEILKKLENERTGGESIKESMKKVQKQALQLQMFSIDDPILVKIRDTLNNLDVNTLTPVEAMMKLDEIQRMLKS, encoded by the coding sequence TTGGCTAAAGGAGAAATCAAAGAAACGCCGTTAATGCAGCAATACAACCAGATCAAGGGTAAATACCCGGGTGCGTTGTTACTGTTTAGAGTAGGCGATTTTTATGAAACTTTTGGGGATGATGCCGTAAAGGCAGCGGGGATATTGGGCATTGTTTTAACCAAACGGGCCAACGGTTCGGCATCGCACATTGAGTTGGCAGGCTTTCCGCATCACTCGCTGGAGACTTATCTGCCTAAATTGGTACGTGCGGGTCAGCGTGTGGCCATTTGCGATCAGCTGGAAGATCCTAAAACTACCAAAACCATCGTAAAACGTGGCGTTACCGAACTGGTGACGCCCGGCGTAGCCGTTAGCGACAACATCCTTCAGCAAAAGAGCAATAACTACCTGGCTTCGCTTTATTTTGAGAAGAACAGCATTGGTATTGCCTTAATTGATATTTCCACCGGCGAGTTTATTACAGCACAGGGTAATCCCGACTATATAGACAAGTTGCTGCAGGGCTTTAGTCCGAATGAGATTATTTTCCCCAAGAGCCGTAATCACGATTTCAGAGAGCGTTTTGGCGATCGTTACTACACCTACATGCTGGATGAGTGGCCGTACTCTGGCGATTATGCCCAGGAGTCGCTGCTGAAGCATTTCGGCGTAAAATCGCTCAAAGGCTTTGGTATTGATAAGTTGAATTTAGGTATTGTGGCTGCCGGCGTGGCGCTGCATTATTTGAACGAGACTGAACATCGCAACCTGCAGCACGTATCGGCCATCAGCAGGATAGAGGAAGACCGCCACCTGTGGTTGGATCGTTTCAGTATCCGCAACCTGGAACTGGTAGGCTCGGCTAACGAGAATGCGTTGACACTGGTTGATGTGCTCGATCACACCTGCTCGCCTATGGGCGCCCGTTTGCTGCGCCGCTGGATTGTGATGCCGCTGAAAGAGTTAAAGCCGATTAATGATCGGTTGGATGTTGTAGAATACCTGATAGGCCATGATGAATTGCGTGAGGATTTGCAACAACACATCCGCCAGATTGGTGATCTGGAGCGATTGATCTCAAAGATTGGTCTGCAAAAGGCTAATCCGCGCGAGGTTTGCCAGTTGAAGCGATCTCTCAAGGCTATTGAGACGATTAAAGTACTAGCCGATGGTTCTGAAAACGCGCCGCTGAAAACAATAGGTAATCAACTGAATGCTTGCGCTTTCATCAGCGATAAGATAGAAAAAGAGCTAAGCGAAGAGCCGCCTGCTATGATTGTTAAAGGCGGAGTAATTGCCGATGGGGTGAACGAAGAGTTGGATCGCTTGCGGAAGATTGCTTACGGTGGTAAAGGCTATCTGCTTGAAATTCAGAAGCGTGAGGCAGAGATTACCGGTATTCCATCACTTAAAGTGGCGTTTAATAACGTATTTGGCTATTACCTGGAGGTTACGCACGCACATCGGGATAAAGTGCCTACCGATTGGATTCGTAAGCAAACGCTGGTAAATGCCGAGCGTTATATCACGCCTGAACTGAAGGAATACGAAGAGCAGATCCTCGGTGCCGAAGAAAAGATCTTTGCGCTGGAAACCCGCCTGTATAATGATCTGCTTTATTCGCTTACGGAATACATCAAGCCCATCCAGCTCAATGCGCAGCTGATTGCACGCCTGGATGTGCTGCTCAACTTTGCATCTATCTCCATTAAAAACTATTACGTTAAGCCACAAATTAATGATGGCCGGGTGATAGATATTAAAGGCGGCCGCCACCCGGTGATTGAGAAAAACCTGCCCCCGGGCGAGGATTACATCACTAACGATGTTTTCCTGGATTCTGATTCACAGCAGATCATCATTATTACGGGTCCCAATATGGCGGGTAAATCTGCTTTATTGCGCCAAACCGGCCTGATTGTGTTGATGGCACAGATGGGTTGCTTTGTACCGGCCAAAGAGGCATCTATTGGTTTGGTAGATAAAATCTTTACCAGGGTAGGTGCGTCGGACAATTTGTCGTCAGGCGAATCAACCTTCATGGTAGAGATGAACGAGACTGCCAGTATCCTCAATAACCTGTCAGACAGGAGTTTGATTTTGCTGGACGAGATTGGTCGCGGTACCTCAACTTATGATGGCATCTCTATTGCCTGGGCCATTGCCGAGTATCTGCATAATCATCCTAATTACAAAGCCAAAACGCTTTTCGCTACGCACTACCATGAGTTGAACGAGTTGAGCAACAGCTTTAACCGTATCAAAAACTTTAATGTAACGGTGAAAGAGGTTGGCCATCAGATCATTTTCCTGCGTAAGCTGGTACCAGGAGGAAGCGAGCATAGCTTTGGTATCCACGTGGCTAAACTGGCTGGTATGCCGTCAAAAGTATTGAGCCGAGCTAATGAGATTCTCAAAAAACTGGAAAACGAACGCACTGGTGGCGAGAGCATTAAAGAAAGCATGAAAAAAGTGCAGAAGCAAGCTCTGCAGCTGCAGATGTTTTCTATCGATGACCCAATCCTGGTGAAGATTCGTGATACGCTGAATAACCTGGACGTAAACACCTTAACACCGGTGGAAGCGATGATGAAGCTGGATGAGATACAGCGGATGCTGAAGTCATAA